Below is a window of Primulina huaijiensis isolate GDHJ02 unplaced genomic scaffold, ASM1229523v2 scaffold14891, whole genome shotgun sequence DNA.
AGTAGACTAGATGTATTCTCCATCCAAGTTCTATATTTACCGTCGAACTCAATACTATTTATCATGACATTCTTTTAGCGATCTATGCAGGGCTTGATAAAGTTTTGATTTTCTCGGATTCCTTTCTTTTCGTCATAGAAGTGAACTCTGCAACAGAGAATCGTGAGCCTGATGATATCATTATTGacaaaaaatttcatttcattagAACATGTTAGCCAGAATGCAAATTCGGTGGCTCATTGTATCCCACATCATGCAGTCTCTCATTCTTCAGTGTGTCGTAAGTGTTTTTTCTTCATAAATCATAGATGTAgacatttaattaaattaatgttatatctgattttaaaaaaatagtaacaAAATCAACAGGGGCATGTACATGATATGAGAGGACGTGACTCCCATCCGTTGAGACACATGCCCAATTAAGCATCAACCATTTCAAAATTAGGGTAtctaacaatatttttaaaaatggttaTGATTTTGGGGGctaatttttcctttattattattattattattattatataattttttatgagaaatttacattttgatcttatatatttatcttttcCAATTTCGATATACTGTCAAATTTAAGTTTTCgtcttttattttcatttttcatcgaAATTACTAATATGACATTACACtaatcaaaatatcaaattagATCCAAATTAGCCATATCAATTGCACATAACATATTTCAAAAAGataaatacatatataacaGAAATATGTGAGATTGACATTGATTTATcgcaaaaatttatgtgaaacggtctcacggatcatatttgtgagacggatttcttatttgagtcatccatgaaaaagtattactttttatgctaagagtattaatttatattgtgaatataaGTAGGTttaactcgtctcacagattaagatccgtgagacggtctcatatgagATCCACTCTTGATTTATACGCAATATGtttaaatatatgttgattattCCGCAGTGGAATTAATGGATTTCATGGTgaattaaaaattcatatagAGATAAAATTTGGAGAATCTTCGGTAAGTCTTTTGTGAAGCTTGAGGAATCTTTCAACAATGGAGTACGTGATAATGGTCCAACTTCCAAACAACGAAGATGAACGTAATCAAAACTAAGAATCAAACATAATAACCTACCAAAAACCCGTACAACGCTGCTTCAATAGTTCACCGTCTGGGCCCTAAAGCCTTATCATCCAAAAAGTAGAAACTCTTAGGTGCAGAGTTTTTCAAGATTTGTCATCTCTAGACTAGATTGGCCTCCATTGGAAGAAAACTTGGGCAAAGATGGCTTCATATCTGCGTCAGAAATGGCAGTCCATTCAGATTACTTCATCCAGTGCTCAGGAACAAGAAGCAGAAGAAGAGCAGGATTGCCGCAGCTCCGAGCAGGATGAGCCCACCAAGATTCGGATCATGCGAACCCTTGTCGAAGCGCAGGATCCCACTGCAAAGGTTCTATCTTTTTTCTCACTTTCAGTCACCGATTTTgtctttatttgatattttctaTCATTGCTACGCTTATTTGGAAAGTATCTAAATGGGTTGTGAATTTACTGCTCTTTTGTCCATCTGATCTTGTTGATCTTGGCAATGTTGTGTTCTTGATCATGTAAATGTGCGTTGACCTCCTAGTTGATATGCCGGCCAGGATTTGCACCAGGAGTGAGACCTGAGCGAAGGGGTCAAAGAGAAATCAAATTTTGATGCATCTGTGTTTTTAATCTCGTTTCCACTTGTCTCCTCTCAGACAAAATTGCTGGATCTAACCCTTTTTATCAACGGGCTAATCTACTCTACTGTTGTGTAGTAAATTTGATGATTGTAGAAATTGTAATTTGTGGTCAACAGCATGTAATCTCGGTGTAAAAAGAGTACTGTTTCAGTGAAGAAGAGGGCTTGTACAGCACTAGCTGCTAACTGTTTGATTTCAGGATATCGATGACCTGATGCTCCGAAGATTTCTCCGAGCTCGTGATCTTGATGTTGAAAAGGCGACAGCCATGTTCATCAAGTATCTTAAATGGAAGAAGGATATTGCTCCAAATGGTTGCATATCTCCATCCGAAATTGCAGAAAATCTTGACCATAATAAGCTATTCATGCAAGGATATGATAAGACCGGACGCCCAATCGTGGTCGTCTTTGCTGCTCGACATAAACCCACGAGCGTCGATGAGTTTAAGCGTATGTAACATCACAGGCATTCTTAGTATAGCTATTGTGCTGAAGTAGTAGTACTATAATGTTTCAGTTTCTCTATGTGCTTGCTTCTGTTTTGCAGGTTTCGTCACCTACACTCTTGATAAAATCTGCGCTAGGTAATTTGATTCAAGTCCTCCTTGTTTTATGCCTCAAAAGATTGTATTTGGCTTTGGACCCTGTATTCTGGATCAGAGGGGGTATGTTTTGGGAGGTTGGAactaatatttttagaaaaacttCCAACGTTTCCAATGTGTTTTGCCCTCACCGGACGGTTCGCCCTTGGTTCTGTTCCCGTCAGGCCTTATAGGTTCTAAGTATCAAAAATTGAACTTGTTGCTTATGCAGCCATTGATTCTTGAATCCTTTTCTCAGAATGCCGAGTGGGCATGAAAAGTTCACTGCCATTGCAGACTTGGAAGGATGGGGCTATGTTAACAGCGACATTCGAGGATATCTTGCTGCTCTAACGATCTTACAGGTTCGTCTTCTTAGGAAGAGGTTGAAGTTCTCTTGTGTCTGTCTCTACTAAGTGGAAATTATTTGATCCCACGTAGCTcgaaattaaagaaaaacattttggccTAAACAAAATTGACCTATTCCATTCCATCCTACTTATTTGCAGCTAAAGAAAGCTTCTCTTTCTCTTGCTCTGCTTCATGGTTCTCTGAATCCCTCAACTTGTTTCCTTTCTTTACCATAATTTTGGTGATCTCCTTATAAAAGACTAGAAGAGGGAAGAGAGAAAATGCCAAATAATGCAACTTTGTGGTTTGTGTGATAGGATATAAATGGTTCGGATAACATGGTTATTTTTAATCACTATAGTACTCGAGCTAAACATTGAATGAAACAAATATACCTGGTTTTATCCTTAGCACCAAATGATTAATGTATGTTACATATTTATATCATTgattttgtgacaggattgCTATCCGGAGAGACTAGGCAAGTTGTTTATAGTTCATGTGCCCTACATCTTCATGACAGCATGGAAGATGGTTTACCCATTTATTGACAAAAACACCAAGAAAAAGGTCACATTTCTCTCCTCTCCAGTATTTTCGAGCTTTATTTAAGAGCTGAGTTTTGCa
It encodes the following:
- the LOC140965838 gene encoding uncharacterized protein, with the translated sequence MASYLRQKWQSIQITSSSAQEQEAEEEQDCRSSEQDEPTKIRIMRTLVEAQDPTAKDIDDLMLRRFLRARDLDVEKATAMFIKYLKWKKDIAPNGCISPSEIAENLDHNKLFMQGYDKTGRPIVVVFAARHKPTSVDEFKRFVTYTLDKICARMPSGHEKFTAIADLEGWGYVNSDIRGYLAALTILQDCYPERLGKLFIVHVPYIFMTAWKMVYPFIDKNTKKKVTFLSSPVFSSFI